The DNA region CTTCACCCGCACCGTGATCACCGCCGTGATGCGCGAGCTGTTCGCCGACCCGGCCACCGCCCGGGTGGTCGTCGAGCCGGACATACGCAACACCGCCGTGCACGCGCTCAACGCGGCCGTCGGCTTCGTGCCCGAGCGGGAGGTCGAGAAGCCGGAGAAGACGGCCCTGCTGAGCTTCTGCACCCGCGCCCAGTTCGAGTCCGCCATGGGGGTCGCCGCGTGAGCGCCTTCGCCAACAGCCCCGTCACCGACAACAGCCCCGTCGCCCACCTCACCCCCGAGCGCTGGGCCGACGCCAACCGCGCCCTGATCCGCAAGGCCCTCGCCGAGTTCGTCCACGAGCGGCTGCTCGACCCGCGCGAGCTCGGCGACAGCCGCTACGCGGTGCTGAGCGACGACCGGCGCACCGAGTACCGCTTCACCGCCGACCGCTTCGCGCTCGACCACTGGCAGGTCTACCCCGAGTCGATCAGCCGGCACCGGGGCAGCGAGCAACTGCCGCTCGACGCCCTGCAGTTCGTCATCGAGCTGCGCGGCGCGCTCGGCCTCAGCGACGAGATCCTGCCGGTGTACCTGGAGGAGATCTCCGCCACCCTGGCCGGTACGGCGTACAAGGCGACCAAGCCGCGCGTCACCTCCGCCGAGCTCGCCCGGGCCGGCTTCCAGGCGATCGAGACCGGGATGACCGAGGGCCACCCCTGCTTCGTCGCCAACAACGGGCGGCTCGGCTTCGGCGTCGACGAGTACCGCGCCTACGCCCCGGAGGCCGCGAGCCCGGTGCACCTGGTGTGGCTGGCCGCGCACCGCGACCGCACCACCTTCACGGCCGGCGCCGGCATCGACTACGAGACCTTCGTACGGGCCGAGCTCGGCGACGCGGCCGTCGACGGCTTCGCCGCGACCCTCGCCGCGCGCGGCCTGGACCTCGCCGACTACCTCCTGATCCCGGTCCACCCCTGGCAGTGGTGGAACAAGATGGCGGTCACCTTCGCCGCCGAGGTCGCGCAGCAGCGCCTGGTGTACCTGGGCGAGGGGACGGACGCGTATCTGGCGCAGCAGTCCATCCGTACCTTCTTCAACTCCACCGACCCGGCCAAGCACTATGTGAAGACGGCGCTCTCCGTCCTCAACATGGGCTTCATGCGCGGCCTCTCGGCGGCCTACATGGAGGCCACACCGGCCATCAACGACTGGCTGGCCGGTCTGATCGAGGCCGACGACACCCTGCGCGCGGCCCGCTTCTCGATCATCCGCGAGCGGGCGGCGGTCGGCTACCGGCACCTGGAGTACGAGGCGGCCACCGACCGCTACTCCCCCTACCGCAAGATGCTGGCCGCGCTGTGGCGGGAGTCCCCGGTGCCGTCCCTGGCCGAGGGCGAGCGGCTCGCCACGATGGCCTCGCTGCTGCACGTCGACCACGCGGGCGCGTCCTTCGCGGGCGCGCTGGTCAAGGAGTCGGGCCTGGCCCCGGCGGAGTGGCTGCGGAAGTACCTCGACGCCTATCTGGTCCCGGTGCTGCACTCCTTCTACGCGTACGACCTGGTCTACATGCCGCACGGCGAGAACGTGATCCTGGTCCTCGACGAGCGGGGCGCGGTGGCGCGGGCGATCTTCAAGGACATCGCCGAGGAGATCTGCGTCATGGACCCGGACGCGGTGCTGCCGCCGGCCGTGGAGCGGATCCGGGCCGAGGTCCCAGAGGACATGAAGCTGCTGTCCGTGTTCACGGACGTCTTCGACTGCTTCTTCCGCTTCCTCGGCGCGACGCTCGCGGCGGAGGGCGTCCTCGGCGAGGACGACTTCTGGCGCACGGTCGCCGCCTGCGTGAAGGACTACCAGGCGGGCAAGCCGGAGCTGGCGGACCGGTTCGCGCAGTACGACCTGTTCGCGGAGACCTTCGCGCTCTCCGCGCTCAACCGCCTCCAGCTGCGCGACAACCGGCAGATGGTCGACCTCGCGGACCCCTCGGGGGCGCTGCAGCTGGTCGGCGACCTGGTGAACCCGATCGCGCGGTTCGCCTGACGGACGGGCCGACAGACGGCCACAGACGGGCGTGGCCCCGGCGGAGTACGGTCCTCCGCCGGGGCCACGCCGTATGCACATGCCGTGTTCATACGGGGGACACGGCCGTCACTCGGCCGGCCACGGCACCTGCGGCGAGCGGTAGTAGTCGATGCCGAGCGCGTCCAGCCGCGGCCCCTGCTGTGCGAGCCGCGCCCGGTAGGACTCCCAGTCGTGGGCGGCCGCCGGCGACCAGCCGAGTTCGGCGATGCCGGCCACCCGCGGGAAGGCCATCCGGTCGATGTGGACGCTCTGCGAGACGGTCTCCGTCCACAGCGGCGCCTCGACGCCCGCGACCGCCTCCTCGGGCAGCCCCGGAAGGAGCGCGCCCGGATCCCAGTCGTACGAGCGCCGCACCTCGACGTAACCGGCCCAGGAGAGCCCGAGCGGGGTCTCCTTCGTGTACTTCATGTCGAGGTAGGCCCGGTCGGCGGGCGACAGGATGATCCCGGTCCCGGCCCGCCCGGCCGCCGCGACCTGCGCCTTCTCGCCGGCCGGCGAGCGGTCGAGCCCCCAGTACTGGACGAGTGCGCCGGGCGCGGGCCGGGCGCCGGTGAGCTGGTGCCAGCCGATGACGGTCTTGCCGTACTTCGCGACGAGCGGCTGGACCCGGTCCATGAAGGCCACGTAGTCGGCGTGGCTGGTGGAGTGCGCCTCGTCGCCGCCGATGTGGAGGTAGCGGCCGGGGGTGAGCACGGCGAGCTCGCGGATCACGTCCTCCACGAAGTCGTACGTGCGGTCGTTCGGCACGCACAGCGAGCTGAAGCCGACGCTGGTGCCGGTGTAGAGCGGCGGGGCGGCGCGGTCGCAGTTGAGCTCGGCGTAGGAGGCGAGGGCCGCGTTGGTGTGGCCGGGCATGTCGATCTCGGGCACGACCTCCTGGTAGCGGGAGGCGGCGTAGCGGACGATCTCCTGGTAGTCGTCCTTCGTGTAGGAGCCGCCGGGGCCGCCGCCGACCTGGGTGGAGCCGCCGTACGCGGCGAGCCGGGGCCAGGAGTCGATCGCGATGCGCCAGCCCTGGTCGTCGCTGAGGTGCAGGTGCAGGGTGTTGACCTTGTAGAGGGCGAGCTGGTCGATGTAGCGCTTGACCTGGTCGACGGTGAAGAAGTGCCGGGAGACGTCGAGCATCGCGCCGCGGTAGGCGAAGCGCGGGGTGTCGGTGACGGTGCCGCCGGCGATCTGCCAGGGCCCGGACTGCACGGTGCGCCTCTCGACGGCGGCGGGCAGCTGCTGGCGCAGGGTCTGCACGCCGCGGAACAGTCCGGCGGGGGCGCGGGCGGTGAGGGTGACGCCGTCGCGGCCGGAGCGCAGCTCGTACCCCTCGTCGCCGAGCACGGTGGCGCGCCGGTCGATCCGCAGCAGGATGCCGCCGCGGGCCGCGTGGTCGTCGACGACGGGCAGCGGATAGCCGGTGGAGGGGCGGAGCACTCCGGCGAGGTAGCGGCCGATCGCGCGGGACTCGTGGTCGGCGGCGTCGACGCGGACGGCGGTGCGGTGGGTGAGGGTGTATGGGGCGCCGCCGGGGGTCACTGAGGCGGGCGCCGGCACGACGTCGCCGAGCGGGCGGACGAGGGGTTCGGCGGAGCCACCGGAGGCGGCGGCGCCGGAACCGGAGGAGGCCACACCGGCGAGGAGCAGGGAGGAGAGCAGGAGGAGCGGAAGCGTTCTGCGCGGAGTCACAGGCGGGTCCCTTTCGACGGGATGCCCGGCGGAACACCCGGCGGGGTGTCCGGCGGGGTGTCCGACAGGCATACGGCTGCGGGCGTGTGGCTGCGGGCTTTGCGTATCCGACGTATCTGACGCGACTGACGTATCCGAACGGTCACCATGCGTACCCTCTGCCCCGCCGAGGGTCAAGGTGTAGACCAATTAGCCCATCTGGCGGCGTGATCATGACCCCTCCTGCCCGAAATCGGGCAGGATTGTTGCCATGACCCTCGGGTAACCCTCAGTATTCACGGGTGCTCGAACGCCGCCCGTCGCACGACGACCTCATCGACCACCTGGTCCGCAGCACCTCGCTCCAGCGTGGTGAGGCCGCCCGGGTGATCCTCGACGTCCTCGCGTACTTCGACGAGTCGACCGAGGACTTCGTCCGCCGCCGGCACCGCGAACTGCAGTCCGGCGGGGCGGTGAACGCCGAGATCTTCGAGCGGATCGCGGCCGAACTGCCGCACCGCGCGGTGGCACCGCCGGAGCTCTCGCTGCGGCAACTGCGCCGCATCGTCTACGGCTGAGCGTCCACGGCCGAAGCGAATGCAGCGCGGCTGAGCAGCACCTGTCGTCAACCTGGAGGGGTTTCACCTTTATGTGCGGAATTGTCGGTTACATCGGTAAGCGCGACGTGGCCCCGCTGCTCCTGGAGGGCCTGGCCCGCCTCGAGTACCGCGGCTACGACTCGGCCGGCATGGTCGTCACCAGCCCGAAGGCCGCCGGCCTGAAGATGGTCAAGGCCAAGGGCCGGGTCCGTGACCTGGAGGCCCGGGTCCCCAAGCGCTTCACCGGCACCACCGGCATCGCCCACACCCGCTGGGCCACCCACGGCGCCCCCAGCGACATCAACTCGCACCCCCACCTGGACCCCGAGAACAAGGTCGCGGTCGTCCACAACGGCATCGTCGACAACGCCGCCGAGCTGCGCACCAAGCTGGAGGCCGAGGGCGTCGTCTTCGCCTCCGAGACCGACACCGAGGTGATCACCCACCTGATCGCCCGCTCCCAGGCCGAGACCCTTGAGGAGAAGGTCCGCGAGGCGCTCAAGCACATCGAGGGCACCTACGGCATCGCCGTGATGCACGCCGACTTCAACGACCGCATCGTGGTGGCCCGCAACGGCTCCCCGGTCATCCTCGGCATCGGCGAGAAGGAGATGCTCGTCGCCTCCGACGTCGCCGCCCTGATCGCCCACACCCGCCAGGTCGTCACCCTCGACGACGGCGAGATGGCCACCCTCAAGGCCGACGACTTCCGCACCTACACCACCTCGGGCGCCTCCACCACGGCCACCCCCGAGACGGTCGAGTGGGAGGCCGCCTCGTACGACATGGGCGGCCACGACACCTTCATGCACAAGGAGATCTCCGAGCAGCCCGACGCGGTCGACCGCGTGCTGCGCGGCCGGATCGACGACCGCTTCTCCACCGTGCACCTGGGCGGCCTGAACCTGGACCCGCGCGAGGCCCGCACCATCCGCCGGATCAAGATCCTCGGCTGCGGCACCTCGTACCACGCCGGTCTGATCGGCGCCGGGCTCATCGAGTCCATGGCCCGCATCCCCGCCGACGCCGAGCCGGCCTCCGAGTTCCGCTACCGCAACCCGGTCGTCGACCCCGACACCCTCTACATCGCGGTCTCCCAGTCCGGCGAGACGTACGACGTCCTCGCCGCCGTCCAGGAGCTCAAGCGCAAGGGCGCCCGCGTCCTCGGCGTGGTCAACGTGGTCGGCTCCGCGATCGCCCGCGAGGCGGACGGCGGCATGTACGTGCACGCCGGCCCCGAGGTCTGCGTCGTCTCCACCAAGTGCTTCACCAACACGGTGGTGGCCTTCGCGCTGCTCGCCCTGCACCTCGGCCGCATCCGCGACCTGTCCGTCACCGACGGCAAGCGGATCATCGAGGGCCTGCGCAAGCTGCCCGGCCAGATCGAGGAGATCCTCAAGTCCGAGGACGAGATCAAGAAGCTGGCCAAGGAGTACGCGGGCGCCCAGTCGATGATGTTCATCGGCCGCGTCCGGGGCTACCCGGTCGCCTTGGAGGCCTCCCTCAAGCTGAAGGAGATCTCCTACATCCACGCCGAGGCCTACCCGGCCTCCGAGCTGAAGCACGGCCCGCTCGCCCTGATCGAGCCGGCCCTGCCGACGGTCGCCATCGTCCCCGACGACGACCTCCTGGAGAAGAACCGCGGCGCCCTGGAGGAGATCAAGGCCCGCAGCGGCCGCATCCTCGCCGTCGCGCACCAGCCGCAGGAGAAGGCCGACCACACCATCGTCGTGCCGAAGAACGAGGACGAGCTCGACCCCATCCTGATGGGCATCCCGCTCCAGCTCCTCGCCTACCACACGGCGCTCGCCATGGGCCGCGACATCGACAAGCCGCGCAACCTGGCCAAGTCCGTCACGGTCGAGTAGCGGGGCCGCCGGGCCTGTCCCCCGGCCCCCCGCCCACCGGGCCTGTCCCCCGGTGGTCGACCGGACACAAGAGCGGCCTCCGTGCATCCCAGGTGCACGGAGGCCGCTCTTTCCTGCGCTGTTACGGGTACGGGTGCGGGCTCAGCTCGCCGCGGCCGCGCGGGACCCGCGGGCCAGCGAGGTCGGCCAGCCGGCCACCGCCGCCGTCGCGCCGTACCAGGCCGCGAGGCCCGCCACCGCGGCGACCCAGCCGCCCGCCTTGCCGAGGCCCGCGTTGTCGGCGAGGGCCCCGATGCCCGTCAGGAGCAGGGCGACGAAGAGCAGTCCGTACACACCCTGGCCGAAGAGGCCGCTGCCGCTCGACGCGACGGTGAGGGTGAGCGCGAGCAGCGCCCACAGCAGCAGGAAGAGCCCGGCGGCCTCGGCCGAACCGGCGTCGCCCACCCCGGTGCCCCAGGTGAACCAGAAGGCGCCGAGCGCCGAATAGGCCGTGCCCTCACCGGTGTTGCCGGCGCGGAGGGCGAGCAGCCCGACGAGGAACAGGGCCACTCCGCCGACCCAGGTCGCCAGGCCCGCGGCGTCGCCCGCGCCGACGTGGTCGATCACGCCGGTGGAGCCGATGCCGAAGGCCAGCAGGGTCAGGCCGAGTGCGAGGTGTCCGAGGGTGGAGGTGCTGTTTCCCGCGGCGGCTTCATTGGACACGGCGGGCTCCCTTCAGGTGTGCAGTTGTACTGCTTGGGTCACTTTGTTCCGGTGACTTTTATGTACCCTTCACAACCGCACAATTCACCTGGGGAAGGCCGAAATTATGGCCGAATCAAGGGAGTTGGAACGAAAGTTGCTGCCGTGACCGCTGTTACGGGATGACGATCACGGGGCGCTGGGCGCGGCGGGCGAGCCGGCCGGCCACCGAGCCGAAGATCCGCCCGACGATGCCGTGGGTCGAGCCGACCACGATCGCGTCGGCCGAGTACTCCTTGCCGACCTCCTCCAGTTCGTGGCAGATGTCGCCGCCGCGCTCGACCAGGATCCAGGGCACCTCGGAGAGGTGGTCGGCGCAGGCGAGCTCCAGGCCGAGGACCTCGGTGCGGTGGTCGGGGACGTCGACGAAGACCGGCGGTTCGCAGCCGGCCCACACGGTGGTGGGCAGCCGGTTGGCCACGTGCACGATGATCAGGCCGGAGCCGGAGCGGCGGGCCATGCCGATGGCGTACGCGAGGGCGCGTTCACTGGAGGTCGAGCCGTCGAAGCCGACGACGACGCCGTGCCGGAAGGCCGGATCGCAGGAGTGACGTGGCTGTTCCACCGCGAGGGGGTCGACCGTGGAGTCGGCGACGCGCTTGCGGTCCGCGGGTTCGGGGAATTCGTGACCGGCCATCGGTGTCTCGGCGAAGAAGGTCCTCTGGGAGGGACGGAAGGGGAGAGGGAGCGGAACAACGGTTGGCGGCGGAGCTGTGTCCGGGAATCATCTTCCCAAGCCCATACCCCCAAGGGTACGGCGACACTCCTCCCGTGCCCAGGGGCGACCGCCGGGCGCCGTTACGGCGTCCCAGGGAGCATGCACGAGCCCCGCGCCGTAGCGCAATGCCGGATGTGCCCTACAGGTGTCCGTACGGGGGCCAAACGGACGCCTCGCGCAGTGACCGGAACGTTCCGCTCCTCGTTTCCACAGGTCAACGTCACCGTCGCAGGGAGCCCGCCCGTGCCCGCACCGTCACCCATGGACACCGACGCCCCGTTTGACCCCGCCGCGCTCGCCTCCGCCGAGACGGTCACCGCGGTCTGCGTACCCCCCGGCGGCGCCCCGGCGCACGGCCGGCCCCCGGGCCCGCGCGGGCGCCGCCGGGCCGCGCCGGACCGGCCCGGTGGAACCGTCGGACCCGGTGGCACCGTCGGACCGGACGCCGGGGGCGACGTGGTGCGCTGGGCGGTGTTCTGCTGCGTCCTGGTGCCGGTGGTCCTGCTGGTCTACGGGACCTCCCTGGGCGGCGCCGCCGGCACCGCGCTCGGCCTCGCGGCGGTCACCGCGGCCTGCCGGGTGCTGCTGCGCCGCTCGGAACGCGGGCTGCGGACCGAGCTCCGGGACGGGCTACGGGACGGGCGCCACTCGCGGAGTTGACAGGGTCGCACAGCCGATCCCGTATGTTTTCAGCCAAGTTCCGGTACTCGGCGAGTCCTTGGCCGAAGACCGCTCAACCCGCGTAGGTGCTGGCATCACCGCGCTGTACTGGGCTTCACGATCGAATGCTTCACGCCAAGTTGCCATGTCGACAATGTGCCGGAAGGAGAACTTGTCACTCGGGCACTGCGGGACACAGTAGATTCGATCATGGATACCGAAGACTGGGGTCTCGCGCAAAACCGAGGGGAAACGTGGCACATCCACATGACCAGGGAGACGCCAACACCGAGGGGGGCTTAGCGTCATGAGCCAGGACTCCGCCGCACCGGAGGCGGCACGGAAGCTGTCCGGGCGCCGCCGTCGCGAAGTCGTCGCGGTACTGCTGTTCAGCGGTGGCCCCATCTTCGAGAGCTCCATCCCGCTCTCCGTTTTCGGCATCGACCGCCAGGACGCGGGGGTGCCGCGCTACCGGCTGCTGGTGTGCGCCGGCGAGGAAGGCCCGCTGCGGACCACAGGGGGACTCGAACTCACCGCGCCCTACGGCCTGGAGGCGATCAGCCGGGCGGGCACCGTCGTCGTGCCGGCCTGGCGTTCCATCACCTCGCCGCCGCCCCCGGAGGCGCTCGAAGCGCTCCGCCGGGCGCACGAGGAGGGCGCGCGCATCGTCGGTCTGTGCACCGGCGCGTTCGTCCTCGCCGCCGCCGGGCTGCTCGACGGCCGCCCGGCGACCACGCACTGGATGTACGCGCCGACGCTCGCCAAGCGCTATCCGTCGGTCCACGTGGACCCGCGGGAGCTCTTCGTCGACGACGGCGACGTGCTGACCTCGGCCGGCACCGCGGCCGGAATCGATCTGTGTCTGCACATCGTGCGGACCGACCACGGCACGGAGGCCGCGGGCGCCCTGGCGCGCCGGCTGGTCGTCCCGCCGCGGCGCAGCGGCGGTCAGGAGCGCTACCTCGACAGGTCTTTACCTGAGGAGATCGGCGCCGACCCGCTGGCCGAGGTCGTCGCCTGGGCGCTCGAGCACCTCCACGAGCAGTTCGACGTGGAGACCCTCGCGGCGCGCGCGTACATGTCACGGCGGACCTTCGACCGCCGGTTCCGCTCGCTGACCGGCTCGGCGCCGCTGCAGTGGCTGATCACCCAGCGGGTGCTCCAGGCACAGCGGCTCCTGGAGACCTCCGACTACTCGGTCGACGAGGTCGCCGGGCGCTGCGGCTTCCGCTCGCCGGTGGCCCTGCGCGGCCACTTCCGGCGGCAGCTGGGCTCCTCGCCGGCCGCATATCGGGCGGCGTACCGGGCCCGGCGGCCGCAGGGCGAAGGCGGTACGGCGCTGCTCGACGCGGTGGTCCCGGCCCAGGCCCAGGTCCCGGCGGCCCCGCGCCGTCCGGGCGGCCACCTCCTGGACCCCGGCAAGCCGCCGTCGGACGCCTTCACGCCGGGCCGCCCGGCCCTCCCGGGCCAGCGGAGCGCCCCGTAACCGGCCCCCGTACCGCGCGCCACAAAGCGCGCACCGAGAAACCGAAGGGCCCCCCGGACACCACCCAGGGGGCCCTTCGGCCATTCCGTGGCCGCGGCCGTTCTTCGGCCCCGGCCCCCCTTCGGCCATAAGGTAGACGCATGAACGATCGCATGGTGTGGATCGACTGCGAGATGACCGGGCTCTCGCTGACGGACGACGCACTCATCGAGGTGGCCGCGCTGGTCACCGACTCGGAACTGAACGTGCTCGGCGAAGGCGTGGACATCGTGATCCGCCCGCCGGACGCGGCCCTGGAGACCATGCCGGAGATCGTGCGCGAGATGCACACGAAGTCCGGGCTGCTCGACGCGCTGGCCGGGGGCACCACCCTCGCCGACGCCGAGGCCCAGGTCCTCGCGTACATCCGCGAGCACGTGAAGGAGCCCGGCAAGGCCCCGCTGTGCGGGAACTCGGTCTCCACCGACCGCGGCTTCCTCGCCCGCGACATGCCGGCCCTGGAGAAGCACCTCCACTACCGGATCGTCGATGTCTCCTCGGTCAAGGAACTGGCCCGCCGCTGGTACCCGAGGGCGTACTTCAACAGTCCGGAGAAGAACGGCAACCACCGGGCGCTCGCGGACATCCGCGAGTCGATCGCCGAGCTCCGCTACTACCGGGAGGCGATCTTCGTGCCGCAGCCCGGCCCGGACTCGGAGACCGCGAAGCAGATCGCGGCCCGCCACGTCATCGCCGGCGACAGCTCCCACTAGGGGGCGCGAGGGGGCCTGCTCGCGCCGGAAAGACGCTCGAAAGAAACGTGTGCGCGAGCACCCCCCGAGACCCTGTAGACTTCTTCTCGGCCGGTCAGGGAAGCCCTCGGGCGAATGACCGGTCATGGTGGGTGTAGCTCAGCTGGTAGAGCACCTGGTTGTGGTCCAGGATGCCGCGGGTTCGAGTCCCGTCACTCACCCTGAAGGGTCGAGGCCCCGGTTCGGAAGAACCGGGGCCTCGCTCGTTCTCCGACCCGGATACGAGAGCGGCCCCGCCCCTGGAGAGGGCAGGGCCGGGCGGTGTGTCTCAGATCACCGGCGGGCGGCCGAGCCGGCCCATCCGCCAGACCGTGGCCCAGCTCATCGGCCGGCGGTCGCCGCCGGACCGGCGGACGCCCTCGGCGAAGCCGCCGAACCAGGCGCGCAGCCCCGGCAGCGAGCGGGTGCGGGCGATCGTGAGCAGGGTCCACACGCCCAGGTAGACGGGGACGAGCGGGGCCGGCAGGTTCCGCTTCGCCAGCCAGACCCGGTTGCGGGCCGTCATCCGGTAGTAGACCGCGTGCCGGGCCGGGCTGGTCTTCGGGTGCTGGAGCAGCAGCTCCGGCGCGTACCGCACGGTCCAGCCCGCGTCGAGCGCGCGCCAGGCCAGGTCGGTCTCCTCGTGGGTGAAGAAGAAGTCCTCCGGCCAGCCGCCGACCTGGTCCAGCATCCGCATCGACAGGCCGTGGCCGCCGCCGAGGAAGGTGGTCACCTCGCCGCCGCGCATCGGGTCCTTGGCGCCCAGCCGGGGCACATGGCGGCGCTGCGTCTCGCCGTGCTCGTCGGCGATCCGGAAGGAGACGATGCCGAGCGCCGGCTCCGCCCCGTACAGGTCGGCGAGCCGCCGGAAGACATCGGTGTCGACGAGCAGACCGTCGTCGTCGAGGTCCACGACGACATCGACGTCGCCGAAGGAGCGGAGGGTCTCGATGGCGACGTTGCGGCCGCCGGACACCCCGCGGTTCTCCGGGAGCTCCACGCCGTGCACCCCGTCCGGCAGCTCGGCGAGCGAACCGGTGCCGTTGCCGATCACCACGACCCGGGCGGGCGGCTCGTCCTGCATGGCCACCGAATCGAGCAGCGCCCGCAGCTCCTTCGGGCGTGTGCCCATCGTCAGCACCGCCACACCCATACGCGGTCGCGCCACAACCCACTCCGTTTCCTTGCCGTCATCAAGCGTCAAGCGTCCCGCGATGCTAACGGCCCCGCGTTCCCGCCTGTTCATGTGTACGGCACTCAGGGCATGTCCCGCCGTCAGCGCAGGTCGCGCCGCATCAGGACCCGGGGGTGGCCGGCGAGGACCGAGGTGGTGTCGGCGGCGTGGACGAACCCGGCGCGCTCGAAGTTCCTCCGCAGCCCCGCGTACGCCATGGTCGTGTCGACCCGCGCGTCGCCGTTGTCCACCGGGTACGCCTCGACGACCGGGGCGCCGTGGGCGCGGGCGAACTCGACCGCGCCGGTGATCAGGGCGTGCGAGATGCCCTGCTTGCGGTGGCCGGGGCGGACCCGGACGCACCACAGCGACCACACCGGCAGGTCGTCGAGGTGCGG from Streptomyces fradiae includes:
- a CDS encoding GPR1/FUN34/YaaH family transporter is translated as MSNEAAAGNSTSTLGHLALGLTLLAFGIGSTGVIDHVGAGDAAGLATWVGGVALFLVGLLALRAGNTGEGTAYSALGAFWFTWGTGVGDAGSAEAAGLFLLLWALLALTLTVASSGSGLFGQGVYGLLFVALLLTGIGALADNAGLGKAGGWVAAVAGLAAWYGATAAVAGWPTSLARGSRAAAAS
- a CDS encoding GNAT family N-acetyltransferase, translating into MSIEVRPASDFADTAAVIGPKSPTATVCWCLSHRIPAKLDHAMRGPERGAYVAELCAGAVPPGVLAYDGDEPVGWAAVAPRADTSYARSRTIPHLDDLPVWSLWCVRVRPGHRKQGISHALITGAVEFARAHGAPVVEAYPVDNGDARVDTTMAYAGLRRNFERAGFVHAADTTSVLAGHPRVLMRRDLR
- a CDS encoding IucA/IucC family siderophore biosynthesis protein → MSAFANSPVTDNSPVAHLTPERWADANRALIRKALAEFVHERLLDPRELGDSRYAVLSDDRRTEYRFTADRFALDHWQVYPESISRHRGSEQLPLDALQFVIELRGALGLSDEILPVYLEEISATLAGTAYKATKPRVTSAELARAGFQAIETGMTEGHPCFVANNGRLGFGVDEYRAYAPEAASPVHLVWLAAHRDRTTFTAGAGIDYETFVRAELGDAAVDGFAATLAARGLDLADYLLIPVHPWQWWNKMAVTFAAEVAQQRLVYLGEGTDAYLAQQSIRTFFNSTDPAKHYVKTALSVLNMGFMRGLSAAYMEATPAINDWLAGLIEADDTLRAARFSIIRERAAVGYRHLEYEAATDRYSPYRKMLAALWRESPVPSLAEGERLATMASLLHVDHAGASFAGALVKESGLAPAEWLRKYLDAYLVPVLHSFYAYDLVYMPHGENVILVLDERGAVARAIFKDIAEEICVMDPDAVLPPAVERIRAEVPEDMKLLSVFTDVFDCFFRFLGATLAAEGVLGEDDFWRTVAACVKDYQAGKPELADRFAQYDLFAETFALSALNRLQLRDNRQMVDLADPSGALQLVGDLVNPIARFA
- a CDS encoding beta-N-acetylhexosaminidase: MTPRRTLPLLLLSSLLLAGVASSGSGAAASGGSAEPLVRPLGDVVPAPASVTPGGAPYTLTHRTAVRVDAADHESRAIGRYLAGVLRPSTGYPLPVVDDHAARGGILLRIDRRATVLGDEGYELRSGRDGVTLTARAPAGLFRGVQTLRQQLPAAVERRTVQSGPWQIAGGTVTDTPRFAYRGAMLDVSRHFFTVDQVKRYIDQLALYKVNTLHLHLSDDQGWRIAIDSWPRLAAYGGSTQVGGGPGGSYTKDDYQEIVRYAASRYQEVVPEIDMPGHTNAALASYAELNCDRAAPPLYTGTSVGFSSLCVPNDRTYDFVEDVIRELAVLTPGRYLHIGGDEAHSTSHADYVAFMDRVQPLVAKYGKTVIGWHQLTGARPAPGALVQYWGLDRSPAGEKAQVAAAGRAGTGIILSPADRAYLDMKYTKETPLGLSWAGYVEVRRSYDWDPGALLPGLPEEAVAGVEAPLWTETVSQSVHIDRMAFPRVAGIAELGWSPAAAHDWESYRARLAQQGPRLDALGIDYYRSPQVPWPAE
- a CDS encoding helix-turn-helix domain-containing protein encodes the protein MSQDSAAPEAARKLSGRRRREVVAVLLFSGGPIFESSIPLSVFGIDRQDAGVPRYRLLVCAGEEGPLRTTGGLELTAPYGLEAISRAGTVVVPAWRSITSPPPPEALEALRRAHEEGARIVGLCTGAFVLAAAGLLDGRPATTHWMYAPTLAKRYPSVHVDPRELFVDDGDVLTSAGTAAGIDLCLHIVRTDHGTEAAGALARRLVVPPRRSGGQERYLDRSLPEEIGADPLAEVVAWALEHLHEQFDVETLAARAYMSRRTFDRRFRSLTGSAPLQWLITQRVLQAQRLLETSDYSVDEVAGRCGFRSPVALRGHFRRQLGSSPAAYRAAYRARRPQGEGGTALLDAVVPAQAQVPAAPRRPGGHLLDPGKPPSDAFTPGRPALPGQRSAP
- a CDS encoding glycosyltransferase family 2 protein, which gives rise to MGVAVLTMGTRPKELRALLDSVAMQDEPPARVVVIGNGTGSLAELPDGVHGVELPENRGVSGGRNVAIETLRSFGDVDVVVDLDDDGLLVDTDVFRRLADLYGAEPALGIVSFRIADEHGETQRRHVPRLGAKDPMRGGEVTTFLGGGHGLSMRMLDQVGGWPEDFFFTHEETDLAWRALDAGWTVRYAPELLLQHPKTSPARHAVYYRMTARNRVWLAKRNLPAPLVPVYLGVWTLLTIARTRSLPGLRAWFGGFAEGVRRSGGDRRPMSWATVWRMGRLGRPPVI
- the orn gene encoding oligoribonuclease yields the protein MNDRMVWIDCEMTGLSLTDDALIEVAALVTDSELNVLGEGVDIVIRPPDAALETMPEIVREMHTKSGLLDALAGGTTLADAEAQVLAYIREHVKEPGKAPLCGNSVSTDRGFLARDMPALEKHLHYRIVDVSSVKELARRWYPRAYFNSPEKNGNHRALADIRESIAELRYYREAIFVPQPGPDSETAKQIAARHVIAGDSSH
- the glmS gene encoding glutamine--fructose-6-phosphate transaminase (isomerizing), translated to MCGIVGYIGKRDVAPLLLEGLARLEYRGYDSAGMVVTSPKAAGLKMVKAKGRVRDLEARVPKRFTGTTGIAHTRWATHGAPSDINSHPHLDPENKVAVVHNGIVDNAAELRTKLEAEGVVFASETDTEVITHLIARSQAETLEEKVREALKHIEGTYGIAVMHADFNDRIVVARNGSPVILGIGEKEMLVASDVAALIAHTRQVVTLDDGEMATLKADDFRTYTTSGASTTATPETVEWEAASYDMGGHDTFMHKEISEQPDAVDRVLRGRIDDRFSTVHLGGLNLDPREARTIRRIKILGCGTSYHAGLIGAGLIESMARIPADAEPASEFRYRNPVVDPDTLYIAVSQSGETYDVLAAVQELKRKGARVLGVVNVVGSAIAREADGGMYVHAGPEVCVVSTKCFTNTVVAFALLALHLGRIRDLSVTDGKRIIEGLRKLPGQIEEILKSEDEIKKLAKEYAGAQSMMFIGRVRGYPVALEASLKLKEISYIHAEAYPASELKHGPLALIEPALPTVAIVPDDDLLEKNRGALEEIKARSGRILAVAHQPQEKADHTIVVPKNEDELDPILMGIPLQLLAYHTALAMGRDIDKPRNLAKSVTVE
- a CDS encoding universal stress protein encodes the protein MAGHEFPEPADRKRVADSTVDPLAVEQPRHSCDPAFRHGVVVGFDGSTSSERALAYAIGMARRSGSGLIIVHVANRLPTTVWAGCEPPVFVDVPDHRTEVLGLELACADHLSEVPWILVERGGDICHELEEVGKEYSADAIVVGSTHGIVGRIFGSVAGRLARRAQRPVIVIP